The proteins below are encoded in one region of Oncorhynchus tshawytscha isolate Ot180627B linkage group LG04, Otsh_v2.0, whole genome shotgun sequence:
- the LOC112249598 gene encoding 12S rRNA N4-methylcytidine methyltransferase-like, which produces MDPGVPKASSSGCHTLAGSRGFFPRLGQKAPIPRQASAGPPGFYAQPACQAATPPPDHQAPTRDRQAFMPQPACQALTPLPVHLGFTSSRLVQRPFGGGGHTKAILRASPEVTVVVLDRDPTAFSLAQQLAKEHSGRVHPLLGRFSELGALLSRLRLQPGSVDAVLLDAGSCLRSAGSSLCVGTPTCPAPLTLLFFVRRYPDMPCAADVVNALDQQALASILTAYGEERHTRKIASAMVEARSVYPITRTQQLASMVAGSFAASALYAHKDRLQRPSHVATKTFQVLRMFVNDELNDLHAGLCTAQTVLKPGGRLCVLTFHSLEDRLVKRFLHGEDVGAPPRRSVRQRVQRWEEEEEEEEKGGEKDSGHWVDLQRGVLMPQAEDVLENPWGFSAKLRAAFKQ; this is translated from the exons ATGGATCCGGGGGTGCCTAAAGCCAGCTCATCAGGCTGTCACaccctagctggctcgagaggtttcttTCCCCGGTTGGGTCAGAAGGCGCCCATCCCACGTCAGGCCTCAGCCGGACCGCCAGGATTTTATGCCCAGCCAGCTTGTCAGGCTGCTACGCCTCCACCGGATCATCAGGCTCCCACGCGGGATCGACAGGccttcatgcctcagccggcttgcCAGGCTCTCACGCCTCTGCCGGTTCATCTGGGTTTCACGTCCAGTCGGCTTGTTCAGCGCCC CTTTGGAGGTGGAGGTCACACCAAAGCCATCCTGAGGGCCTCTCCTGAAGTGACAGTAGTGGTCCTAGACCGAGACCCCACAGCATTCAGCTTAGCTCAACAGCTGGCCAAGGAACACAG tggCCGGGTGCACCCGTTGCTCGGGCGTTTCAGTGAGCTGGGAGCCCTGCTGTCTAGACTGAGGTTGCAACCAGGTAGTGTGGATGCTGTTCTTCTGGATGCTGGCTCCTGCCTTAGATCAGCAGGCTCTTCTTTGTGCGTAGGTACCCCGACATGCCCTGCGCCGCTGACGTT GCTCTTCTTTGTGCGTAGGTACCCCGACATGCCCTGCGCCGCTGACGTTGTGAACGCCTTAGATCAACAGGCTCTTGCGTCCATCCTCACTGCCTATGGGGAGGAAAGGCACACCAGGAAAATAGCCTCGGCCATGGTGGAGGCACGCAGTGTCTACCCCATCACCCGGACACAGCAGCTGGCCAGCATGGTGGCAG GATCTTTTGCAGCCAGCGCTCTCTATGCCCACAAAGATCGGCTTCAGCGACCCTCACACGTTGCCACCAAGACGTTTCAGGTGCTGCGTATGTTTGTCAATGATGAGCTGAATGACCTGCATGCTGGACTCTGCACTGCTCAGACAGTGCTTAAACCTGGCGGCCGCCTCTGTGTGCTGACCTTCCATTCACTAGAGGACCGCTTGGTAAAGCGTTTTCTCCATGGAGAGGATGTAGGTGCCCCACCCCGTCGGAGTGTCCGTCAGAGAGTTCAGcgatgggaggaagaggaggaggaagaagagaagggtgGGGAAAAGGACAGTGGTCACTGGGTTGACCTGCAGAGAGGGGTGCTGATGCCACAGGCAGAAGACGTACTGGAGAACCCATGGGGATTCTCAGCCAAACTCAGGGCAGCATTCAAACAATAA